In Phormidium ambiguum IAM M-71, a single genomic region encodes these proteins:
- a CDS encoding serine/threonine-protein kinase, with the protein MSYCLNPNCPNPQNSGTINFCVSCGAKLLLRERYRAIKPIGQGGFGKTFLAIDEDKPSKPRCVIKQFFPLVQGTSNTQKAAELFNQEAVQLDELGKHPQIPELLAYFTQDNQQYLIQEFIDGQTLSQELNQKGAFNETQIRQLLSDLLPILQFVHSRQVIHRDIKPDNIIRRTSDNKVFLVDFGAAKTTAGTALQKTGTSIGSPEYVAPEQSRGRAVFASDIYSLGVTCIHLLTAMSPFDLYNLEEDTWIWRRFVQQPISNSLASILDKMLENAINKRYQSATEVLQDLKLPISTTPSQPPVKNPLPAPSINTNPINKSATTQVDRELEELRSQFLGTGSSKNQIDLELDEVKSQFDPKAPKKQPGS; encoded by the coding sequence ATGAGCTACTGTTTAAATCCTAATTGCCCAAATCCACAAAATTCTGGAACTATAAACTTTTGTGTTAGCTGTGGTGCTAAACTCTTGTTAAGAGAACGTTATCGGGCAATAAAACCGATCGGACAAGGAGGGTTTGGGAAAACTTTTTTAGCAATAGATGAAGATAAACCATCTAAACCTCGTTGCGTAATTAAACAATTTTTTCCTTTAGTCCAAGGTACAAGTAATACCCAAAAAGCCGCAGAATTATTTAATCAAGAAGCAGTACAATTAGATGAATTAGGTAAACATCCACAAATTCCTGAATTATTAGCTTACTTCACTCAAGATAATCAGCAATATCTAATTCAAGAATTCATAGATGGACAAACTTTATCCCAAGAATTAAATCAAAAAGGCGCTTTTAATGAAACTCAAATCCGTCAATTATTAAGTGATTTGTTACCTATACTGCAATTTGTTCATAGTCGCCAAGTAATTCATCGAGATATTAAGCCAGATAATATTATTAGAAGAACTAGTGATAATAAAGTGTTTTTAGTGGATTTTGGCGCAGCTAAAACTACTGCTGGTACTGCTTTACAAAAAACTGGAACTAGTATAGGTAGTCCAGAATATGTTGCACCAGAACAATCGCGGGGTCGAGCAGTTTTTGCCAGTGATATTTATAGCTTAGGTGTAACTTGCATTCATTTATTAACAGCAATGTCGCCTTTTGATTTATACAATTTGGAAGAAGACACTTGGATTTGGCGACGATTTGTACAACAGCCTATAAGCAATTCTCTTGCTAGTATTTTAGATAAAATGCTAGAAAATGCTATTAATAAGCGTTATCAATCAGCTACTGAAGTTCTGCAAGATTTAAAATTACCAATTTCCACTACACCTAGCCAACCTCCGGTTAAAAATCCCTTACCTGCACCTTCGATTAATACTAATCCAATTAATAAATCTGCGACAACTCAAGTCGATCGAGAATTAGAAGAATTGCGATCGCAATTTTTAGGCACAGGCTCGTCTAAAAATCAAATTGACCTTGAATTAGATGAAGTGAAATCTCAATTCGATCCAAAAGCACCCAAAAAACAACCTGGTTCTTAG
- a CDS encoding XdhC family protein encodes MNEIQRILQAFEHSQQTGKRGVLATVVRTSGSVYRRPGARMLLTEDGEMINAVSGGCLEADILDRSHSLFSHNANPILVKYDTTSSDDIVFGFGLGCNGIVEVLIESLSDEVVSQMSFIQDCLKSQQAGAIATVFKTEGVANITIGSRLMLKSDGTSIDRIANTEIAKKIEIDARSALKEKQNRVQFYTLPEGRVDVSIDVIQPLIPLLIFGSGYDAIPVVQLAKYLGWNVTAIDRRSGYLNSDRFPQADQLLCCELDRPESYQHLLTPQTVAVVMTHNYLSDLAVLKTLIPSPVRYLGVLGPKSRMQKLWHDLAESDIFATTAQKQRVYNPVGLDIAAETPEEIALSIISEIQAAIGGRSAGFLRDRLGPIHSSPEESCLTLVSSS; translated from the coding sequence ATGAATGAAATACAAAGAATTCTACAAGCCTTTGAACATAGCCAACAGACTGGAAAACGTGGAGTTTTAGCAACGGTAGTCCGAACGAGTGGTTCTGTTTATCGCAGACCTGGTGCGCGGATGTTATTAACTGAAGATGGGGAGATGATTAATGCAGTCAGTGGTGGCTGTTTGGAAGCTGATATTTTGGATCGATCGCACTCTCTCTTCTCCCATAATGCCAATCCCATCTTAGTTAAATATGACACGACTTCTAGTGATGACATTGTGTTTGGTTTTGGGTTGGGATGCAATGGTATCGTTGAGGTTTTGATTGAATCTCTCAGTGATGAAGTTGTTAGTCAAATGTCTTTTATTCAAGATTGTTTGAAATCTCAGCAAGCGGGAGCGATCGCTACTGTCTTTAAAACTGAAGGAGTGGCAAATATTACCATTGGTTCTCGATTGATGCTGAAATCAGATGGTACTTCGATCGATCGCATTGCTAATACTGAGATTGCGAAAAAGATAGAAATAGACGCTCGTTCTGCACTAAAGGAAAAACAAAATCGCGTACAGTTTTACACTTTACCTGAAGGGCGAGTGGATGTTTCAATCGATGTGATTCAACCATTAATCCCATTGCTGATTTTTGGTTCTGGATATGATGCTATCCCAGTAGTGCAATTGGCGAAATATTTGGGTTGGAATGTTACTGCGATCGATCGACGATCGGGATATCTAAATAGCGATCGCTTTCCTCAAGCTGACCAACTTTTGTGTTGCGAACTCGATCGTCCCGAATCTTACCAACATTTGCTCACGCCACAAACAGTAGCAGTCGTGATGACACATAACTATTTGAGCGATCTAGCTGTTCTCAAAACCTTAATTCCTTCCCCAGTACGTTACCTGGGAGTTTTAGGCCCAAAAAGCCGAATGCAAAAATTATGGCACGATCTGGCAGAGTCCGATATCTTTGCTACAACTGCACAAAAACAACGAGTTTATAACCCCGTAGGGTTAGATATTGCAGCGGAAACACCTGAAGAAATTGCTCTTTCCATCATCTCTGAAATTCAAGCTGCGATCGGTGGACGTTCTGCTGGTTTTTTGCGCGATCGTCTTGGCCCGATCCATTCCTCTCCTGAAGAATCATGTCTAACATTGGTATCATCATCCTAG
- a CDS encoding thioredoxin family protein, which produces MALTPSTMLALDTKAPDFLLPDVVSNAQISLATFTDKKALLVMFICRHCPFVKHIKDELAHLGKDYQTQSLGIVAISTNDANNYPDDAPEKLKDMALELGFTFPFCYDETQEVAKAYTAACTPDFFLFDQNRKLVYRGQLDDSRPSNGIPVTGKDLRAAIDAVLSDRPISQDQKPSVGCNIKWKAGNAPSYYN; this is translated from the coding sequence ATGGCATTAACACCTTCAACAATGTTGGCATTGGATACCAAAGCACCTGATTTTCTCCTACCAGATGTAGTATCCAATGCACAAATTTCTCTGGCGACTTTTACTGATAAAAAAGCATTGTTAGTAATGTTTATTTGTCGTCATTGTCCCTTTGTAAAACATATTAAAGATGAATTAGCACATTTGGGAAAAGATTACCAAACTCAGAGTTTAGGAATAGTTGCAATCAGTACCAATGATGCGAACAACTACCCTGATGATGCGCCAGAAAAACTCAAGGATATGGCTTTAGAATTAGGCTTCACTTTTCCTTTCTGTTATGATGAAACTCAGGAAGTTGCTAAAGCATATACCGCCGCTTGTACTCCCGATTTTTTCCTATTTGACCAAAATAGAAAATTAGTTTATCGCGGTCAATTAGATGATAGTCGTCCTAGTAACGGTATTCCTGTGACAGGTAAAGATTTACGGGCGGCTATCGATGCTGTTTTGAGCGATCGACCTATCAGCCAAGACCAAAAACCTAGCGTTGGTTGTAATATTAAGTGGAAAGCTGGTAATGCCCCAAGTTACTACAATTAA
- a CDS encoding nucleotidyltransferase family protein — MSNIGIIILAAGASTRLGQPKQLLSYQGKTLIQHITEVGIHSFCQPVVVILGAYAEIIQPHLANLDIHIVYNQHWSTGMASSIQCGLNAIQTIAPNIDAIVLMLCDQPFVSPDLINRLVKEYQTTNYTIVASEYAGIVGVPALFDKTLFSELALLQGDIGARKTIRQHFSSCLSVPFSEGAIDIDTIEDFERFQTHQI; from the coding sequence ATGTCTAACATTGGTATCATCATCCTAGCGGCTGGCGCTTCTACACGCCTTGGTCAGCCAAAACAACTCCTGAGTTACCAAGGTAAAACGCTGATTCAACACATTACAGAAGTTGGGATTCATTCTTTTTGTCAACCAGTGGTTGTCATTTTAGGTGCTTACGCTGAAATTATTCAGCCTCATTTGGCAAATCTGGATATTCACATCGTTTACAATCAACACTGGTCAACGGGTATGGCGAGTTCTATTCAGTGTGGACTCAATGCTATCCAAACGATCGCCCCTAACATTGATGCGATCGTACTAATGTTATGCGATCAACCTTTTGTCTCTCCCGATTTAATTAATCGATTGGTTAAAGAATATCAAACTACAAATTACACCATAGTTGCTTCGGAATATGCTGGAATAGTTGGTGTTCCTGCTTTATTTGACAAAACATTATTTTCCGAACTGGCACTTCTGCAAGGTGATATTGGTGCTAGAAAAACTATTCGTCAGCATTTCTCCAGTTGTTTAAGCGTTCCTTTTTCTGAAGGCGCGATCGATATAGATACTATTGAAGATTTTGAACGATTTCAGACACATCAGATTTAG
- a CDS encoding SH3 domain-containing protein, translating into MKFPHILMFIMIVLGAIAGSTLATVNYLNGKQTALNPKIFSPNSWEIDSLPKELNLQKPINTYSNKATLSSNNPLSSKIDFSQFRQSFLNAVKRRDEAFIRGLITPRTQSFNLENYALEDENSPFWTQVEKAVNTGCTLEVTTKVTQQETENEIWVCPKTFGKQIYDSDWQTQVAILGDRVNIRAEPKTTSTIIGIVSKELLQFDLESYQNLSETERELVNQFDGWTPVILKNGKRGWIQNNFAYYQPRDYRISFIRFDGQWRLRYLLTGNNN; encoded by the coding sequence ATGAAATTTCCCCATATATTAATGTTTATCATGATAGTTCTTGGCGCGATCGCAGGTTCAACTTTAGCTACTGTCAACTATTTAAATGGTAAACAAACTGCTTTAAACCCTAAAATTTTCTCTCCAAATTCCTGGGAAATAGATTCTTTGCCAAAAGAGTTAAATTTACAAAAACCAATTAATACATACTCAAATAAAGCTACTTTATCCTCAAATAATCCTTTGTCTAGCAAAATAGATTTTTCTCAGTTTCGGCAATCTTTCTTAAATGCAGTCAAGCGCCGTGACGAAGCTTTTATTCGCGGTTTAATAACTCCAAGAACTCAATCCTTTAATTTAGAAAATTATGCGCTAGAAGATGAAAATTCTCCCTTCTGGACACAAGTAGAAAAAGCCGTTAATACTGGATGTACATTAGAAGTTACTACTAAAGTAACTCAGCAAGAAACAGAAAATGAAATATGGGTTTGTCCCAAAACTTTCGGTAAACAAATTTATGATTCTGATTGGCAAACTCAAGTAGCAATTCTTGGCGATCGCGTCAACATTCGCGCTGAACCTAAAACTACTTCCACTATAATTGGTATAGTTTCTAAAGAATTACTCCAGTTTGATTTAGAATCTTACCAAAATTTATCAGAAACAGAACGAGAATTAGTGAATCAATTTGATGGCTGGACTCCCGTAATTCTGAAAAATGGTAAAAGAGGCTGGATACAAAATAATTTTGCGTATTATCAACCAAGAGATTACCGTATTAGTTTTATTCGATTTGATGGACAATGGCGATTACGTTACTTATTAACAGGAAACAACAATTAA